One genomic segment of Sminthopsis crassicaudata isolate SCR6 chromosome 2, ASM4859323v1, whole genome shotgun sequence includes these proteins:
- the IL5 gene encoding interleukin-5 produces the protein MKMLVCLPLLALCTGCSYGIATGNPVTGLVSETLSLITAHRTLLIGNGTLRISIPDPKNHPLCIEEIFQGIETLKNQTAEDNVVERIFQNFSSLKEHITTKEKQCGGERRKVEQFLDYLEEFLQTVNTEWTVES, from the exons ATGAAAATGCTTGTGTGTCTTCCACTGCTGGCTCTCTGTACAGGCTGTTCTTACGGGATTGCAACAGGAAACCCAGTGACGGGACTGGTCTCAGAAACTCTATCTTTAATCACAGCTCACCGAACTTTGCTGATAGGCAATGGg actCTCAGGATTTCAATACCTGATCCAAAAAAT CATCCACTGTGTATTGAAGAAATCTTCCAGGGAATAGAAACACTAAAGAACCAAACTGCTGAAGACAATGTGGTAGAAagaatttttcaaaacttttcttctctaaaaGAACACATTACTACCAAAGAA AAACAATgtgggggagaaagaagaaaagtagagCAGTTCTTGGACTACCTGGAAGAGTTTCTTCAAACAGTAAATACTGAGTGGACAGtagaaagttaa